A stretch of DNA from Bacillota bacterium:
TCCGCTTCCGTCTGCTCCGGATCATCTACCGGGACAACCTGTACGCCATTATTTTGTGCGTTTTGATCATTTTCACTTTGATTATCTTTAAGGGTCAAATTTATCTTCGCATCTTCCACAATTTTGAGTGGCAACTCTCTGGACCGTGCCACCTCAATATATGTGATCTGGCCTTTATCATTCAGCAATACATACACGGAATGATTAACCAGCCATTTATCAAACGGCATAAAAGCATGATCTTTTTCAAGCACAACCTCAGGTGCCAGTTGAAAATACTGGGATACATCACCGATTCTTAACTGGATTTCCCTCTGCTCAAAATTAAGGTCAACGACTGTGCCGAATACATCATACTTCTGCCCACTTTCCTCAAGCAAAGCAAGAAGGTCAGCCACGGCATTTAACCGTGTATATACTGATAATCTTCCTGCATCAGATTTTGCCCCGCTATTCTGCGTTTGTCGCTCGGCCGGTATACCCAGCAGCATGCGGGCGCGGTCGAAAAGTAGGATGGCTTCCTTTGAAGACACCGGGCGGTCGGGCGCAAAACAGCCACTGCCATCTCCTTTGACGAGGCCCAGTTCCCAGACAAGCTGAACCAGGTCACGGCTCCAATGATTGTCCAGATCCTGAAATGCGAACGCTGTATAATGCGGTATTTCTTTGTATCCCAGGGCAGCGAGCAGCATTTTAACCATCTCCGCCCGCGTGGGGCTACGGTCAAGCTCTAATGAGCCCGTCGGCTCGCCGTCAATGAGACCTTTTTTAATTGCCATACAGACATCAGGATTGTTAAGTGTATAATGGGTGATTTCATTTGAGGCAGCCGCTGGACGTTGCAAAAGTAATAAGCAGCAGAGGCAGAATAAGCAGAATAAAAAGAGGAGCCACACCCGCGCCATAGCATTTTTTTTAGTTTTTTTCATACGCCCTCCATATTTATGGTAGATTTTTTCTCCATAATTAGGATTCGCATATTATTGCCTAATTCCTTTTAGTTCAGTTACATTTTCTGTTTTTTAATCCTCCGCTACTTTTTTTCGTTAAATTTTCTGGACGTTTTTTGCAGTCCCGGGAATATTTATCATTTCTTCAATCTCTGCCATTAATAATCTAGCCGGTTCAGCACATAAAAAAGGCATCCAACCCCAGAGGGTTGGATGCCTTAGCTTACTGGCGATTACATTTTTGCTTTACTTATCGCCCTTGAAGATGACCGCTTTAACAAGTTTAGTGACACTGTCAATGATTACTAATACCGGATCATCTTTATCTACATCACCGAAGCCCAGCTCTTCCGCATCGCCGTCTTCGATGTCATAGTAAATGGTCGCGGAATTAGTAGTATACCAAGGCATAGCTCCCGATTTAAGCTGGATTGATTTGCCAGATACTGCGTAGACTGTATCGTAAATAGCTTGGAATACCGCGTTATTGGCATTATCGTATATTGTTTTACTTGTACCAAAATTAAACGTGTCAATAGCAGTTCTACCATCAATACCTGTCAGTTTGCCGCTGCCCGAAACGCTGAAGGCAATAACATCGGCTTCTGCCAGTTTCGCGCCTTCGGTATCATTGGCAACCACATAGGTCTTTTCGGTACCTTCAACATCGACAGTGACCACATAGTCATCGCCATTGTACTTAACCTTCTTGACAACGCCCACATAGTCATCGCCGGCAATAGCGTTATAACCGCTTACCAGCACTACAACAGTAGCTTCATTACCGTCCTCACAGTAAACCAGTACAGTAGCACTACCATCCTTATCTTCCAGGTCTTCCCACTTAACAATGCTTAAATCGTCTTCGTCTTTACTGGTATTATAATCGCTCCAGTTGAAGATGATGGTACTATCTGTTACATAATAGTTACCGCTACCTGTAACAATATAATCATCATCATCATCAAATCTGGTAGCAATTGCAGTACCTGCTCCTACATTGCCCACATATTCAATTTCATCAACGGTACCGTCTGAAGCCACGCTGTACTTCACTAATTGACCAGGCTGCAGATCTTCAAATTCATTTGCGATTTCTGGTCCTGTTGATTCTGTATCTGGTCCATCTGGAACATTAATATAATCAGTATCGTTGGTGCACTCCAGCGTAACAATGGTGCCATCCTGCTTGAACAATTTGACTTTATCTTCCAAGGTACCAGTGCTTACGCCCAGAACCAGCGCATAATTGTCGGCCTTGCTTTCCACCTTACCAACAATGTATTGAACTTCATTAAAGGTAGTCAGGTAGACAGTTACATCTGCGCCGATCAGGTCTTCCAGGTTTTCTGCATTATTATTAATCAGTTTAATTTCTTCACCACTGTTGGTGCTAGCTACTGCATTGCTGGCGAGGAAGTACTCTTTCCCATTGATGGTTAATTTAAGACGTTTGTTGCTTGTATCACCATAGGATTTATATGTTTCCTTAAATACTTCATCAAGCTTGCCGGTGACTTTCTTCGGCCCAAAGGTAGCAAACAGGAAATCATCATCCTCGTCTTCGTAAATGCTGACCAGATCGCCCACTTGTACTGCCTTCAAATCCACCGTAGCACCACTGCGCATCAGAACATACGTGTAATCTTCATCAGTGAAGCTCAGCTTCTTAATGGTAGGCTCCTCAGCATCTGTTGTCGCATCGGCCGGGTTCCAGTACTTGATGTAATCTGCGCCGACTTCGGTAACAACAGCATTACTTGGGCTATACTGCCAGACATCAGCGAAAATTATCTGGTCAGCATCATTTATTACGAAACGACCGCTCGCCGCCGTTTTATTAATATTTGATTCAAATGCAGCACGTGTTACAGATTCACCATTTAAATAAAATATACCTTTTTCATACAATTCATATGCCTTATCTTTTTCGTTTAGATAGATATAGTTAGTGCCACCATCATACGTATCTGTATTCTTAGCTCTATCAGTGAAATACCGGTCACTTTCGGTTTCGATCTTGATGTACTTGACCAGGTCTTTCTGGCCGCCGCTTCTGTCATCAACCCATGCAGTGACATTCAATCCGATATACTTGTTGGGATCGATGCCAGGTGCAACTTCATAGGTAGTGCCGTTAATTACGATTTCATTGGCCTTAATATCCCCACGGGCAATCTTCGGCGCCTTGGTTACATCTTTTTCTTTAACTACATACAGATCCAGTTTTTCGGTCAGTATTGTCTTGTTCGGGTCATCGTTTCTGTACTCAACATCGCCGGTGCCATAGGTGGCTTGATACATCATCGGGATGTCCAGCGAGTTGTCGGTCATGATAGCTACATCGCCGCGGTTCGCCGGCGCATTGGCAACCACAGTCACGTCATCGGTCACGCCGATTTCGTTCCCTTTGGCCAGGTAGCCGGTCGGCCAGGCCCCTTTGATAGCTGGCTCATAGCCCAGCGCCCGCACCAGGATCGCTACCGCTTCAGCGTAGGTGACGTTGGCCTCAGGCTTGAAAGTGCCATCCGGGTAACCTTTCAGCAAGCCCTGGTCAACTGCCACATTGATGTAACCGGAAGCCCAGTGAGCCGCGGTAACATCAGAAAACGGGGTGTCCCCCTTGGTGAACTGAGCGGACTTTTCCAGTCCCAGCAGCCGCACGGCAACCGCCGCAAACTCAGCGCGGGTGATCTTGTTGTCCGCTTTGAAAGTCCCATCCGGATAGCCAGTAAGAATGTCCAGTGCAGCCAGTTCGGTAACCGCTTGTTCGTAGTTCTTGCCTTTGATGTCGGTCGGGATTGGAGCCGCGCTGGCGGTCCCGACGATGCTGAACAGGAAGGTCAGCAATACAGCCAGGACGACAAGCTTGTTGTGCTTTTTCAACATCCTTTGTGAATCCCCCTTTGTTTTGATTTAGTGTTGGATACTTGTGAGTGACCTGCTTGAGTGAATCTTCGCGATTATGTAGCTGGCGATCCCTCCCTTCAAAAAGGATGGTATATGGCGGTTAGCTTAAGCTCTAAAGGTATGGGTACCTTTAGAAACTTGATTCAACTGGAAGGATTGGAAGTTGACAGGATATGATGGACGGATTTGCCACTCTCTATTATATATCACGGTTGACTGGCTAGTCAATTATCGTTCTGGCAGATCCCTTGTTCATGGTTATTTGACGCCGGCAAGCCGCTTTTTGTTCCACCGGAAAATAAAAAAATCCGGAAATTTTCCCGGTTTCTTAACGCTTGCTTCTAATCACCCGGAACATAAACTTCGGTAAGGCCAGCATCCGCCGCCACCGGAAGGGCTCCTGGACCAGTCTGGCCAGCCACTCCAACTGGAGCTGCTGCATCCATTTCGGGGCACGTTTGACCCGGCCAGCCAGGACATCAAAGCTCCCGCCAACACCCATACACACCGGGACGCCCAGAACGGACAAATGTCGGCTGATCCAGTACTCCTGCCGCGGAGCGCCAAGGGCGACGAAGAGCACATCGGGGCGCGCCGAGCGAATCAGGGCAACGATTGCTTCTTCTTCGGTCGGCGGCCAGTAGCCGTGGTGGGTGCCGACAATGTTC
This window harbors:
- a CDS encoding S-layer homology domain-containing protein, whose protein sequence is MLKKHNKLVVLAVLLTFLFSIVGTASAAPIPTDIKGKNYEQAVTELAALDILTGYPDGTFKADNKITRAEFAAVAVRLLGLEKSAQFTKGDTPFSDVTAAHWASGYINVAVDQGLLKGYPDGTFKPEANVTYAEAVAILVRALGYEPAIKGAWPTGYLAKGNEIGVTDDVTVVANAPANRGDVAIMTDNSLDIPMMYQATYGTGDVEYRNDDPNKTILTEKLDLYVVKEKDVTKAPKIARGDIKANEIVINGTTYEVAPGIDPNKYIGLNVTAWVDDRSGGQKDLVKYIKIETESDRYFTDRAKNTDTYDGGTNYIYLNEKDKAYELYEKGIFYLNGESVTRAAFESNINKTAASGRFVINDADQIIFADVWQYSPSNAVVTEVGADYIKYWNPADATTDAEEPTIKKLSFTDEDYTYVLMRSGATVDLKAVQVGDLVSIYEDEDDDFLFATFGPKKVTGKLDEVFKETYKSYGDTSNKRLKLTINGKEYFLASNAVASTNSGEEIKLINNNAENLEDLIGADVTVYLTTFNEVQYIVGKVESKADNYALVLGVSTGTLEDKVKLFKQDGTIVTLECTNDTDYINVPDGPDTESTGPEIANEFEDLQPGQLVKYSVASDGTVDEIEYVGNVGAGTAIATRFDDDDDYIVTGSGNYYVTDSTIIFNWSDYNTSKDEDDLSIVKWEDLEDKDGSATVLVYCEDGNEATVVVLVSGYNAIAGDDYVGVVKKVKYNGDDYVVTVDVEGTEKTYVVANDTEGAKLAEADVIAFSVSGSGKLTGIDGRTAIDTFNFGTSKTIYDNANNAVFQAIYDTVYAVSGKSIQLKSGAMPWYTTNSATIYYDIEDGDAEELGFGDVDKDDPVLVIIDSVTKLVKAVIFKGDK